A genomic window from Novipirellula caenicola includes:
- a CDS encoding RNA 2'-phosphotransferase has product MKTDKSLVTISKFLSLVLRHQPEIVGMTLDEEGWLDIHELISAANARGTPLSLELVHEVVATNDKKRFALSDDGRRIRANQGHSVSRVDLNLNPQTPPDTLFHGTVAAFIESIRASGLQKRSRNHVHLSADESTATKVGSRRGKPIILRVNTAAMHHDGHRFYRSANGVWLVDAVPVEYLKFPQPNPR; this is encoded by the coding sequence ATGAAAACAGACAAGTCACTCGTCACGATCAGCAAATTTTTGAGTTTGGTACTTCGGCACCAACCCGAAATCGTAGGCATGACGCTCGACGAAGAGGGATGGCTGGACATCCATGAACTGATCTCCGCAGCAAACGCACGCGGAACGCCTTTGTCGTTGGAACTTGTTCACGAAGTCGTTGCGACGAACGATAAGAAACGGTTTGCGCTCAGTGACGATGGTCGTCGTATTCGCGCGAATCAAGGGCATTCGGTATCGCGGGTCGATTTGAACCTCAATCCGCAGACGCCTCCGGATACGCTTTTCCACGGCACGGTCGCTGCGTTTATCGAAAGCATCCGAGCCAGTGGCTTGCAGAAACGGTCTCGTAACCACGTGCATTTGTCGGCAGACGAGTCCACGGCAACCAAGGTCGGATCGCGGCGTGGCAAGCCCATCATCCTGCGCGTCAACACCGCAGCGATGCACCACGATGGACATCGCTTCTATCGTTCCGCCAATGGCGTTTGGCTGGTCGATGCAGTGCCGGTGGAGTATCTAAAATTCCCGCAGCCGAATCCGCGATGA
- a CDS encoding DUF3405 domain-containing protein — MNICVLFLTHESKPSIMQHFDSITLPAGWSKHLLVDEDSCAVSDFGNRNVIGFRHDNLVKLGYRPIAATIVPGSAHFPVIEFAYTHQYDYVWAIEFDVHWTANWLDFFNQFDHHADFLTTQLRRFDSDPEWVWWDSMQSPPGTLFPWHHPHASLASFNPIYRLSSAAVAALRRRFLWGWTGHNEVTIATLLEQDGFIVADMDSESEFKRGPHCKRVYSLDTMRWRPEFSLQDVSTFQPNQLYHPVKH; from the coding sequence ATGAACATTTGCGTGTTGTTCCTGACTCATGAATCAAAACCTTCGATCATGCAGCATTTTGATTCGATTACATTGCCTGCGGGTTGGAGCAAGCATTTGCTGGTCGACGAGGATTCGTGCGCGGTCAGCGATTTTGGCAACCGCAATGTCATCGGGTTCCGTCATGATAACCTAGTGAAGCTTGGCTATCGGCCGATTGCTGCAACGATCGTCCCAGGCAGTGCCCATTTCCCCGTGATTGAGTTTGCCTACACGCACCAGTATGACTACGTTTGGGCAATCGAATTTGACGTGCACTGGACCGCCAACTGGCTCGATTTTTTCAACCAATTCGACCATCACGCGGACTTCTTGACCACTCAATTGCGGAGGTTTGATTCGGATCCCGAGTGGGTCTGGTGGGATTCGATGCAATCACCTCCCGGAACCCTTTTCCCGTGGCATCACCCGCATGCGTCACTGGCGTCTTTCAATCCGATCTACCGGTTGTCGTCTGCCGCGGTCGCCGCATTGCGACGTCGATTTTTATGGGGTTGGACGGGGCACAACGAGGTGACGATCGCTACCCTGCTGGAACAGGATGGATTTATCGTCGCAGACATGGACAGTGAAAGCGAATTCAAACGCGGCCCCCATTGCAAACGTGTTTATTCACTGGACACGATGCGATGGAGACCAGAATTCAGCCTGCAAGACGTTTCAACCTTTCAGCCCAATCAGCTCTATCATCCCGTAAAGCATTGA